One Mesorhizobium sp. J428 DNA segment encodes these proteins:
- a CDS encoding transporter substrate-binding domain-containing protein: MLKRLSSFFVSIAATLLVMQSGAHSGTLDEILQRGTVRIAVMQDFAPFGALNAKLEPEGYDIDVAKRIAENLGVKLELVVTTGANRIPYLQTDKADIVVAALGANPERAKSIWFSSAYAPFYSGVFSSSKVDIKSYADLAGKTVGVTRGNLEDLEISRLAPPEANIMRFEDNATTTSAWLTGQVEVLVSGNTAAAVIAANNPGLDIESKIVIKNSPAFLGVTRGNEDLLRWLNVFILHQRLAGGLDELSEKWFGEPLPATLPSL, translated from the coding sequence ATGCTGAAGCGACTCTCTTCTTTCTTTGTTTCGATCGCCGCAACCTTGCTTGTAATGCAGAGCGGCGCGCATTCCGGAACGCTCGACGAAATTCTCCAGCGAGGCACCGTCCGCATTGCGGTCATGCAGGACTTTGCGCCTTTCGGAGCTCTCAATGCGAAACTGGAACCGGAAGGCTATGACATCGATGTCGCCAAACGCATCGCCGAAAACCTGGGCGTGAAGCTCGAACTGGTCGTCACGACAGGTGCAAATCGCATTCCTTATCTTCAGACCGACAAGGCTGACATCGTCGTTGCGGCGCTCGGTGCAAATCCGGAACGGGCCAAGTCGATCTGGTTCTCCAGTGCCTACGCTCCCTTCTATTCGGGGGTATTTTCCTCCAGTAAGGTCGACATAAAAAGTTACGCGGATCTCGCCGGCAAGACGGTGGGCGTGACGCGAGGCAATCTCGAGGACCTGGAGATTTCGCGGCTCGCTCCCCCCGAAGCAAACATTATGCGTTTCGAGGACAATGCAACGACAACGTCGGCATGGCTCACGGGCCAGGTCGAAGTGCTGGTGAGCGGAAACACCGCAGCCGCGGTCATCGCCGCAAACAATCCCGGACTCGATATCGAAAGCAAGATCGTTATCAAGAACTCGCCCGCTTTCCTGGGCGTCACGCGCGGCAACGAGGATCTGCTTCGTTGGCTGAACGTCTTCATCCTCCACCAGCGACTGGCGGGCGGTCTCGATGAGCTCTCCGAAAAGTGGTTTGGCGAGCCGCTGCCGGCAACGTTGCCTTCCCTTTGA
- a CDS encoding amino acid ABC transporter ATP-binding protein — protein MSHVPAVEFRRVSKRYGSYEVLKNIDLSIGIGERVVICGPSGSGKSTLIRCINQLETHHAGEILVHGQRVDGAPSDIRRVRQMVGMVFQQFNLYPHLTALENCTIAPILVRRIPKKEAQEIAMRHLDRVRIADQAGKYPHQLSGGQQQRVAIARALCMESKVMLFDEPTSALDPEMIAEVLDVMVRLAESGLTMICVTHEMGFARQVADRIAFMDKGQIVEVASPTTFFTDQSNERTRAFLSQILH, from the coding sequence ATGAGCCACGTGCCGGCTGTGGAATTTCGACGGGTATCAAAGCGATATGGCTCGTACGAGGTCCTCAAGAACATCGACCTCTCCATCGGGATCGGCGAGCGGGTCGTCATATGCGGTCCGTCGGGATCCGGAAAGTCGACGCTGATCCGATGCATCAACCAGCTTGAGACGCATCACGCCGGTGAAATTCTTGTCCACGGCCAGAGGGTCGATGGGGCCCCCTCGGATATAAGGCGGGTGCGTCAGATGGTTGGAATGGTATTCCAACAGTTCAACCTTTACCCGCATCTGACGGCTCTCGAAAACTGCACGATTGCTCCGATCCTGGTTCGCCGTATCCCGAAGAAGGAGGCGCAGGAGATCGCGATGCGGCATCTCGATCGCGTAAGGATTGCCGATCAGGCAGGTAAGTATCCGCATCAGCTCTCCGGCGGGCAACAGCAGCGCGTCGCGATAGCGCGCGCCCTTTGCATGGAGAGCAAGGTCATGCTCTTCGACGAGCCGACATCCGCTCTCGACCCTGAAATGATCGCCGAGGTCCTCGACGTGATGGTCCGTCTCGCCGAATCGGGTCTGACCATGATCTGCGTCACCCATGAGATGGGATTTGCGCGTCAAGTTGCAGATCGCATTGCGTTCATGGACAAGGGGCAAATCGTCGAGGTGGCGTCCCCTACGACGTTCTTCACCGATCAGAGCAACGAGCGGACGCGGGCCTTTCTCTCGCAGATTCTGCACTGA
- a CDS encoding AraC family transcriptional regulator codes for MPEAYGGLAGVPRIDTRNSARYWRDPRIHGLSCLAADFTTHEYAPHSHDALVIAVTETGGSEFRSRGRIEEAKTSVLLAFNPDEPHSGRMGRSDRWRYRSLYLSAPALDVLKQEIGLEQTPYFMENVFTDADLIADFMRLHRALDSQGDELEQHELLVGSLGELFRRHGSGKAHLSARFADRTKVRTLKELMHDRHDEELTLADLSQEVGLTPFQLIALFKRTTGLTPHAFLTQLRLNIAVNALESGVPIAEAALSAGFYDQSALTRHFKRCFGITPLQWIRAAMIDPNVRAI; via the coding sequence TTGCCTGAAGCCTATGGAGGGCTTGCGGGCGTGCCTCGAATAGACACACGCAACAGCGCGCGCTACTGGCGCGATCCCCGGATCCATGGCTTGAGCTGCCTGGCCGCCGATTTTACGACGCACGAATATGCCCCGCACAGCCACGATGCCCTGGTCATCGCGGTCACCGAGACGGGTGGCTCGGAGTTCAGAAGCCGCGGGCGCATTGAGGAAGCCAAGACGTCGGTGCTGCTCGCGTTCAATCCCGACGAACCGCACTCCGGGAGAATGGGCCGAAGCGACCGTTGGCGCTATCGCAGCCTTTATCTCTCGGCGCCGGCGCTAGACGTTCTCAAGCAGGAGATCGGCCTCGAACAGACTCCGTATTTCATGGAGAATGTCTTCACCGACGCCGATCTGATCGCCGATTTCATGCGGCTTCATCGCGCCCTGGATTCGCAAGGGGACGAGCTCGAGCAGCATGAGCTGTTGGTAGGCAGCCTCGGCGAACTGTTCCGGCGCCACGGGTCCGGAAAGGCACATCTGTCGGCTCGGTTCGCCGACCGAACCAAGGTTCGCACCCTCAAGGAACTGATGCATGACCGGCACGATGAGGAGCTCACGCTCGCCGATCTGAGCCAGGAAGTCGGGCTGACGCCGTTCCAACTGATCGCTCTTTTCAAGAGAACCACGGGACTGACACCGCATGCCTTTCTCACGCAGCTCCGTCTCAACATCGCGGTAAACGCTCTCGAATCCGGTGTTCCGATTGCGGAGGCCGCGCTGAGCGCAGGCTTCTATGACCAGAGTGCGCTCACCAGGCACTTCAAACGCTGCTTTGGGATCACACCTCTTCAGTGGATCAGGGCGGCCATGATCGATCCTAACGTACGCGCAATTTAA
- a CDS encoding alanyl-tRNA editing protein, translating to MANYFCLDHPETYSHRTQVIDAKPGSVLLAETPFYPGGGGQLPDRGIIEWSQGAVAVSGFEIQDGRIWHLLEETVELPGTEVMAQVDPGFRRLMRQLHTDLHVVNALVYRDFDGALVTGVQMSGDGTARIDFDLVDADNDRLRAIESEINDVIRKDLPVRQSHVPQDVAFHEPGLIRSRSVAPPPSPDGLVRIVEIVGLDRQACGGTHLTSTGESPPVRILKIENKGRHNRRLRIGLAGLAPEAAR from the coding sequence ATGGCTAACTATTTTTGTCTCGATCATCCCGAAACCTATTCTCACCGGACTCAGGTAATTGACGCAAAGCCGGGCAGCGTACTGCTGGCGGAAACGCCGTTTTATCCGGGCGGCGGCGGCCAACTGCCCGATCGCGGCATCATCGAATGGTCGCAAGGCGCGGTAGCCGTATCGGGATTTGAAATCCAGGACGGACGCATCTGGCATCTGCTGGAGGAGACCGTTGAGCTTCCCGGCACCGAGGTCATGGCGCAAGTCGACCCCGGTTTCAGGCGTCTCATGCGCCAGCTGCACACCGATCTGCACGTCGTGAACGCACTAGTCTACCGCGACTTCGATGGAGCGCTTGTGACTGGCGTGCAAATGTCGGGCGACGGCACTGCACGTATCGACTTCGACCTGGTGGATGCGGACAATGACCGGCTACGAGCCATAGAGTCAGAAATAAACGACGTGATCCGCAAGGATCTTCCGGTGCGCCAGTCGCATGTTCCGCAGGACGTGGCGTTCCACGAACCGGGGCTTATTCGCTCACGATCGGTAGCGCCGCCGCCGTCGCCGGACGGCCTCGTGCGCATAGTGGAAATCGTTGGACTGGACCGCCAGGCCTGCGGCGGCACGCATCTCACTTCCACTGGCGAGTCGCCTCCGGTTCGCATTCTCAAGATCGAGAACAAGGGCCGTCACAACCGCCGCCTCCGGATCGGACTTGCCGGGCTGGCCCCAGAAGCCGCACGATGA
- a CDS encoding DMT family transporter — MNALAYLWSRPLLLLPLPPLFWAGNLVLGRALANDYPPVSLAVGRWVIAIAVLAPFVSKAVWRQRGLLRQNWLLILLCGAFGIAGYNALGYVALQTVPAASVAFLNSSLPLMVPLAAFALGVERVRRMTILGILISFVGVAWIVARGNPADLAHIGFAAGEPLVLVAVANYAVYSVLVRRKPGELEALVFLASTMVAGLGVLLPFWAWELAAGARIPFDAASVGAVIYIGVFASLFAFILWNRCVATLGPSVTGASFHLVALFTAILAFLVLGEPVAGFHLIGAALILCGFFVATRRWPAPSTP, encoded by the coding sequence ATGAACGCGCTGGCATATCTTTGGTCGCGGCCCCTTCTTCTCCTGCCGCTTCCCCCGTTGTTCTGGGCCGGCAACCTCGTGCTCGGGCGGGCTCTCGCCAACGACTATCCACCTGTCTCGCTCGCCGTCGGCAGGTGGGTTATCGCCATTGCCGTTCTCGCCCCATTCGTGTCCAAGGCAGTATGGCGACAGCGCGGCCTGCTGCGCCAGAATTGGCTTCTGATCCTGTTATGTGGGGCTTTCGGGATCGCCGGCTACAACGCCCTCGGCTACGTCGCCCTTCAGACCGTACCGGCCGCGAGCGTCGCCTTTCTGAACTCGTCTCTTCCCTTGATGGTGCCGCTTGCCGCGTTCGCCCTTGGCGTGGAACGGGTTCGGAGGATGACCATCTTGGGCATCCTGATATCGTTCGTCGGCGTCGCATGGATCGTGGCGCGCGGCAATCCGGCGGATCTGGCCCATATCGGCTTTGCTGCCGGAGAGCCTCTGGTCCTCGTCGCCGTTGCCAATTACGCGGTCTATTCCGTTCTCGTCAGGCGCAAACCGGGCGAACTCGAAGCACTGGTTTTCCTGGCCAGTACGATGGTCGCGGGCCTGGGCGTGCTTCTTCCTTTCTGGGCCTGGGAGCTGGCAGCCGGAGCCAGAATCCCCTTTGATGCCGCTTCGGTCGGTGCGGTCATATACATCGGCGTTTTCGCCTCCCTCTTTGCGTTCATCCTTTGGAATCGCTGCGTCGCGACGTTGGGACCGAGCGTGACGGGCGCGTCGTTTCACCTCGTGGCTTTGTTCACCGCGATCCTCGCCTTCCTCGTCCTCGGTGAACCCGTGGCCGGATTTCACCTGATTGGCGCGGCGTTGATCCTTTGCGGCTTCTTTGTCGCAACGCGACGTTGGCCGGCCCCTTCAACACCCTAG
- a CDS encoding Glu/Leu/Phe/Val dehydrogenase, producing the protein MTVFSAGDFAEHEQVVFVADEPSGLRAIIAIHDTTLGPALGGCRMYPYASEAEALRDVLRLSRGMTFKAAAANLDLGGGKAVIIGDPRTQKTPALLQAMGIAVERLGGRYITAEDVGTTVEDFGELYKKTRHVVGLPVELGGTGDPSPTTARGVYYGLVAAARHRWGGDRLAGKTVAVQGLGNVGWHLCELLHAAGAKLVVSDVDDKRVSRAATAFGASSVPPEEIYGAKADIFAPCAMGAILNDETLPLLRVEIVGGAANNQLALDHHGEALRARGILYAPDFVINAGGMIRVASEREGFDEALVDRNVKGIGESLLAIFQRSESEAIQTNAAAMLLARERLSTAATDRL; encoded by the coding sequence ATGACCGTGTTTTCAGCGGGTGACTTTGCCGAGCACGAGCAGGTCGTATTCGTCGCCGACGAGCCATCCGGACTTCGCGCCATCATCGCAATCCACGATACGACCCTCGGCCCGGCACTCGGCGGTTGCCGCATGTATCCCTACGCTTCGGAGGCCGAAGCGCTGCGAGACGTCCTTCGCCTGTCGCGTGGCATGACCTTCAAGGCAGCTGCGGCGAATCTGGACCTGGGAGGTGGCAAGGCGGTGATCATCGGCGATCCGAGGACCCAGAAGACGCCCGCGCTGCTTCAGGCGATGGGCATCGCCGTGGAACGCCTGGGAGGACGATACATCACCGCTGAAGACGTCGGCACTACAGTCGAGGATTTCGGGGAACTTTACAAAAAGACGAGGCATGTCGTCGGCCTCCCGGTTGAACTGGGCGGTACCGGCGATCCGTCACCCACAACGGCTCGAGGGGTCTATTATGGGCTGGTGGCTGCCGCGCGTCATCGTTGGGGCGGGGATCGGCTGGCCGGCAAGACGGTGGCGGTGCAGGGGCTCGGCAATGTCGGCTGGCATTTATGCGAACTGCTCCATGCGGCGGGGGCGAAGCTCGTCGTCAGCGATGTCGATGACAAGCGGGTGTCCAGGGCCGCTACCGCATTTGGCGCTTCCAGCGTCCCGCCGGAAGAAATCTACGGAGCAAAGGCGGATATCTTCGCGCCCTGCGCCATGGGAGCGATCCTGAACGACGAGACGCTGCCTTTGCTGCGGGTCGAGATTGTCGGAGGTGCTGCCAACAATCAGCTCGCCCTGGATCACCATGGCGAGGCGCTGAGGGCGAGGGGAATTCTCTATGCACCAGATTTCGTTATCAACGCGGGCGGAATGATAAGGGTCGCCTCGGAGCGAGAGGGATTTGATGAGGCGCTCGTCGATCGGAATGTGAAGGGAATAGGCGAAAGCCTGCTCGCGATATTCCAGCGTTCCGAAAGCGAAGCCATTCAGACGAATGCCGCTGCAATGCTCCTTGCTCGGGAACGCCTGTCTACGGCAGCCACCGACAGACTTTGA
- the argE gene encoding acetylornithine deacetylase: MGDTRAILEQLISFDTTSRNSNLALVDWVVDRFQRLGARVRLTFDDERTKANILASLGPAEVPGVVLSGHTDVVPVDDQQWSSDPFVLREDNGRLYGRGTTDMKGFLACCMAAAAQIATRKLHRPVHFAFSYDEEVGCLGVSRLVQDLLAAECKPAFAIVGEPTAMRIGNGHRGFFGYETRFRGKAAHSSDPSEGTSAIYPAAAFATFIQMLAAAKSLSQGATFNVGRIQGGSAMNIVPSRCDVVWEFRPKDESTTQEVLAAVETYLQTQTEPLTTTLLARVPPLMKNADAMAFTAELGGQLPAHDLPFGTEGGFFDEAGIATVVCGPGTIAQAHQPDEWIAAEQLAECDRFLQRIAKWSETPLTQ; encoded by the coding sequence ATGGGCGACACGCGCGCGATCCTGGAGCAACTGATTTCCTTCGACACCACGTCGCGCAACTCGAATCTCGCGCTCGTGGACTGGGTTGTTGACCGGTTCCAGCGCCTCGGCGCGCGCGTTCGCCTGACATTCGATGACGAGAGAACGAAAGCCAACATCCTCGCGAGCCTTGGCCCGGCAGAGGTTCCAGGCGTTGTGCTGTCGGGACATACGGATGTTGTTCCCGTCGATGATCAGCAATGGTCGTCCGATCCATTCGTTCTTCGTGAAGACAACGGCCGCCTCTATGGTCGGGGCACTACGGATATGAAGGGCTTCCTGGCCTGTTGCATGGCGGCGGCTGCTCAAATCGCCACCAGGAAACTACATCGGCCAGTCCATTTCGCCTTCTCCTATGATGAAGAGGTCGGGTGTCTGGGTGTATCTCGACTGGTTCAGGATTTGCTGGCCGCAGAGTGCAAGCCGGCGTTTGCGATCGTCGGTGAACCGACCGCGATGCGAATAGGAAATGGACACCGAGGCTTCTTTGGCTACGAAACTCGATTTCGAGGCAAGGCGGCCCACTCAAGCGATCCCTCCGAAGGAACCAGTGCAATTTATCCTGCCGCGGCATTTGCAACGTTCATCCAGATGCTCGCTGCCGCAAAGAGCCTGAGCCAAGGCGCGACCTTCAATGTGGGTCGGATCCAAGGAGGCTCTGCAATGAACATCGTGCCAAGCAGATGTGATGTTGTCTGGGAATTTCGGCCTAAGGACGAGTCCACAACGCAGGAGGTGCTGGCAGCGGTCGAGACATATTTGCAGACGCAAACCGAACCGCTGACGACAACGCTTCTCGCTCGCGTACCGCCTCTTATGAAAAACGCCGACGCCATGGCCTTTACGGCTGAGTTGGGCGGGCAACTTCCGGCCCATGACCTTCCGTTCGGCACGGAAGGTGGGTTTTTCGACGAAGCGGGGATTGCAACCGTCGTCTGCGGGCCGGGGACGATCGCCCAGGCGCACCAGCCGGACGAGTGGATAGCCGCCGAACAACTTGCCGAATGTGACCGGTTCTTGCAGCGTATCGCTAAGTGGTCCGAGACGCCGCTGACCCAATGA
- a CDS encoding alcohol dehydrogenase catalytic domain-containing protein produces the protein MKAWLNRDHGAALQCEEVPDPDPGTEGLVIKVSHCGLCHSDLHRWHGISNMGSRGVIHRPRPENPIAMGHEIVGEIVGMGSAVTGRSLGEKVIVYPWFGCGKCKACLAGEDNMCREPTRSLGFGNHGGFAERVAVPHERYAVPLGDLAPEQAAPLACAGLTVRCAIRKIEPFDPTETIVTIGTGGVGLTAISVLHALGHRNVVALDRDASRATDAVAAGAARFIATPEGTTSASLVEALGGKIDNVLDFVNSSETAALAFDLLGKGGRMVQVGLYGGELNVPLPLLTGASLTVRGSITGTLGDLRDVVRMAREGLLPAIPVSVLPRSSINDAIQSLDKGQVKGRIVLVAEGG, from the coding sequence ATGAAAGCCTGGCTCAACCGCGATCACGGCGCTGCTCTGCAATGCGAAGAGGTGCCTGACCCCGATCCCGGCACGGAAGGGCTGGTCATCAAGGTCAGCCATTGCGGTCTGTGCCATTCGGATCTGCACCGCTGGCACGGCATATCGAACATGGGCAGCCGCGGCGTCATTCACCGTCCGCGCCCCGAGAACCCCATCGCGATGGGCCATGAGATCGTCGGCGAGATCGTGGGGATGGGCTCCGCGGTGACAGGGCGCAGCCTTGGCGAGAAGGTTATCGTCTACCCCTGGTTCGGCTGCGGCAAATGCAAGGCCTGCTTGGCGGGAGAAGACAACATGTGCCGCGAGCCCACGCGCAGCCTGGGCTTCGGAAACCACGGCGGCTTTGCCGAAAGGGTAGCGGTTCCGCATGAACGCTATGCTGTGCCCCTAGGGGACCTGGCGCCCGAGCAGGCAGCTCCTCTTGCGTGCGCGGGACTGACGGTTCGTTGCGCCATCCGCAAGATCGAGCCCTTCGATCCGACCGAGACGATCGTCACGATCGGTACAGGTGGAGTGGGCTTGACCGCCATCTCGGTGTTGCACGCCCTCGGCCATCGCAATGTTGTCGCGCTGGATCGTGACGCAAGCCGTGCCACCGACGCTGTTGCCGCCGGCGCGGCGCGGTTCATCGCGACACCCGAGGGCACGACGTCAGCAAGTCTCGTCGAGGCGCTTGGGGGAAAGATCGACAACGTGCTCGATTTCGTCAACAGTTCAGAAACCGCCGCGCTCGCCTTCGATCTTCTCGGGAAGGGCGGGCGAATGGTCCAGGTGGGACTCTATGGTGGCGAGCTGAATGTACCTCTGCCGCTCTTGACGGGTGCCTCGCTCACGGTTCGGGGAAGCATCACCGGCACGCTCGGCGACCTGCGCGACGTGGTACGCATGGCGCGTGAAGGACTGCTGCCGGCTATTCCTGTTTCTGTGCTGCCGAGGAGCTCGATAAACGACGCGATCCAGAGCTTGGACAAAGGTCAGGTCAAGGGGCGAATTGTGCTCGTCGCCGAGGGCGGCTAG
- a CDS encoding aldehyde dehydrogenase family protein codes for MIERRQFYIDGVWVDPVEGRDVQVIDPSTEMPCAVVSMAGRADVDRAVAAAKAALPAWMATPPHERIAAVERFLAAYQARIEDVAQAVSLEMGAPIDLARRAQAPLAVKHIKGFLAAARDFAFEAPLSPDDTKTRIIHEAAGVCALITPWNWPLNQISLKTIAALIAGCTMVLKPSEESPLSALVWAECIDAAGFPRGVFNLVNGDGAGAGTMLSSHPDIDMVSFTGSTRAGIAISKTAADTLKRVHLELGGKGANLIFADAEPGAVERGVRQMMNNTGQTCTAPSRMLVQREAYPEAVRVAAEVAGSLTVGPPSSEGPHLGPVVNRAQWNRIQGLIRTGIAEGARLVAGGPGLPDNIDKGFYVRPTVFADADNTMTIAREEIFGPVLTIIPFDTEEEAIAIANDTPYGLTNYVQTTDHDRAHRVASALRSGMVELNGNPRGLGAPFGGMKQSGNGREAGVWGLKDFLEVKAVGGWSA; via the coding sequence ATGATTGAGCGTCGCCAATTCTATATCGATGGCGTCTGGGTCGACCCTGTCGAGGGCCGCGACGTCCAGGTGATCGATCCTTCTACCGAAATGCCGTGCGCAGTCGTTTCGATGGCCGGTCGTGCCGATGTCGACCGGGCCGTGGCTGCCGCCAAGGCCGCGCTGCCTGCATGGATGGCCACGCCCCCGCACGAGCGGATTGCGGCGGTCGAGCGGTTTCTTGCAGCCTATCAGGCGCGGATCGAGGACGTGGCACAGGCCGTCTCACTCGAGATGGGCGCGCCGATCGATCTTGCACGCAGGGCTCAAGCCCCTCTGGCGGTAAAACACATCAAGGGATTTCTCGCGGCCGCGCGCGACTTTGCTTTCGAGGCGCCGCTTTCCCCGGACGATACCAAGACCCGGATCATCCATGAGGCGGCCGGTGTCTGTGCGCTGATCACCCCGTGGAACTGGCCGTTGAACCAGATTTCGCTGAAGACGATCGCCGCCTTGATTGCGGGCTGCACGATGGTGCTGAAGCCGTCGGAGGAGAGCCCCCTCAGCGCGCTGGTCTGGGCCGAGTGCATCGACGCGGCAGGATTTCCTAGGGGCGTCTTCAACCTCGTCAACGGTGACGGCGCGGGAGCGGGAACGATGCTCAGCAGCCATCCTGACATCGACATGGTCAGCTTTACCGGCTCGACCCGTGCTGGCATCGCGATCTCGAAAACTGCCGCGGACACGCTGAAGCGCGTCCACCTCGAGTTGGGCGGCAAGGGTGCCAACCTGATCTTCGCCGATGCCGAACCGGGCGCGGTTGAGCGGGGTGTCCGCCAGATGATGAACAACACCGGCCAGACCTGCACGGCTCCGAGCCGGATGCTGGTGCAGCGTGAGGCGTATCCGGAGGCGGTCCGGGTCGCAGCAGAAGTCGCCGGTAGCCTGACGGTGGGTCCGCCCTCGTCCGAGGGTCCGCATTTGGGTCCCGTCGTGAATCGCGCCCAGTGGAACAGGATCCAGGGCCTCATTCGGACCGGAATCGCCGAAGGTGCACGCCTCGTTGCGGGCGGCCCCGGCCTGCCCGACAACATCGACAAGGGCTTCTACGTGCGGCCCACCGTGTTCGCCGACGCGGACAACACGATGACGATCGCGCGGGAAGAGATATTCGGTCCCGTCCTGACGATCATCCCCTTTGACACCGAGGAAGAGGCGATCGCGATCGCCAACGACACCCCCTACGGCCTGACCAACTATGTCCAGACGACGGATCACGACCGTGCCCATCGCGTCGCCAGCGCGTTGCGCTCGGGGATGGTTGAGTTGAACGGCAATCCTCGCGGTCTCGGCGCCCCCTTCGGCGGCATGAAGCAGTCGGGTAACGGCCGCGAGGCAGGTGTCTGGGGACTGAAAGACTTCCTGGAGGTGAAGGCGGTCGGCGGCTGGTCCGCCTGA
- a CDS encoding ABC transporter permease: protein MKPGQAVLTAFAVAAFAFILAPILVVVLASVTPRGYLEFPPQGLSLRWYAEVLTSWAWGRAFLVSVALATVAATATTFVCFLAALVTTRRKVPGKNLLEFLIQLPLLLPHAALAMALFSLILVLGLRGSFPGLAVAHLILVMPFVYAPIVNGLRQHDLSIEEAAATLGADPITVFRKITLPMIRPALVSAFLFSFIVSFDEVTVSVFLIGVDITTLPVKILSDIQASASPAIAAVSTLLMGLTLAMVYIINRLVGIRLFVENRA, encoded by the coding sequence ATGAAACCCGGACAAGCCGTGCTCACCGCCTTCGCCGTCGCGGCGTTCGCCTTCATCCTGGCGCCGATCCTTGTGGTGGTCCTCGCCTCCGTGACGCCGCGAGGATATCTCGAGTTCCCGCCGCAAGGCCTGTCGTTGCGGTGGTATGCGGAGGTGCTGACGTCGTGGGCCTGGGGCCGCGCGTTCCTGGTCAGCGTCGCACTGGCCACGGTGGCGGCCACGGCAACCACCTTTGTGTGCTTCCTCGCAGCCCTCGTCACCACGCGTCGCAAGGTTCCCGGCAAGAATCTGCTGGAGTTCCTGATCCAGTTGCCGCTGCTGCTGCCGCACGCAGCACTGGCCATGGCCCTATTCTCCCTCATTCTTGTCCTCGGCCTGCGCGGCAGCTTCCCGGGACTTGCTGTCGCACACCTGATCCTGGTCATGCCGTTCGTCTACGCACCCATCGTGAACGGTCTGCGCCAGCACGACCTTTCGATCGAGGAGGCAGCGGCGACACTGGGAGCCGATCCGATCACCGTCTTTCGCAAGATAACGCTGCCCATGATCCGGCCGGCGCTCGTCAGCGCATTTCTCTTCAGCTTCATCGTGTCGTTCGATGAAGTAACGGTTTCGGTGTTCCTGATCGGGGTCGATATCACCACCCTTCCGGTCAAGATTCTCTCAGATATCCAGGCCTCCGCCAGCCCTGCGATTGCCGCCGTATCGACCCTCCTCATGGGACTGACGCTGGCCATGGTCTACATCATCAACCGGCTCGTCGGCATCCGTCTCTTCGTCGAGAACCGCGCCTGA
- a CDS encoding ABC transporter permease, which yields MILGPRGLVNTALKSAGIIDRPLPLMFNDGGVIVGLVHIFIPFAVLAILAVYVKIEKTLLEAAMVLGASPLKVFLRVVLPLSLPGVATAASIVYLLSLGAIVTPLLLGGQQQNMLGTMIYNQMLVYYNFPAASAAAILLTGSAAIAVIPFQLVDRWATRKLPSRRT from the coding sequence GTGATCCTGGGGCCCCGCGGCCTGGTCAACACCGCGCTCAAATCAGCCGGGATTATCGACAGGCCTCTGCCACTCATGTTCAACGATGGGGGCGTGATCGTGGGTCTCGTCCACATCTTCATCCCCTTCGCGGTCCTGGCAATCCTCGCGGTCTATGTGAAGATCGAGAAGACCCTGCTCGAAGCAGCCATGGTGCTCGGGGCCTCACCGCTGAAAGTGTTCCTTCGGGTGGTACTGCCGCTGTCGCTTCCCGGCGTCGCCACCGCGGCCAGCATCGTCTATCTGCTGTCGCTGGGCGCCATCGTCACACCGCTTCTGCTCGGCGGGCAGCAGCAGAACATGCTGGGGACGATGATCTACAACCAGATGCTGGTCTACTACAACTTCCCCGCCGCATCGGCCGCGGCGATCCTTCTGACTGGCTCCGCGGCGATCGCCGTCATTCCCTTCCAGCTGGTCGATCGCTGGGCCACGCGCAAATTGCCGAGCCGGCGGACCTGA